A stretch of bacterium DNA encodes these proteins:
- a CDS encoding 3-dehydroquinate dehydratase: MLGGPNLGRLGSREPEIYGHTTWSELADLCRDWAAESGLELVFAQTDGEGDLVKLIHAAGDGAAGLILNAAAYTHTSVAVRDAVSAVSIPVIELHLSNPDAREPFRRTNLLADVVTAGVRGFGVQGYRLALQGMAGLLGTGPAR; encoded by the coding sequence ATGCTGGGCGGTCCCAATCTGGGCCGCCTCGGAAGCCGGGAGCCGGAGATCTACGGCCACACGACCTGGTCGGAACTGGCCGACCTGTGCCGGGACTGGGCCGCGGAGTCCGGTCTCGAACTCGTCTTCGCCCAGACCGACGGCGAGGGCGATCTCGTCAAGCTGATCCATGCGGCGGGCGACGGGGCGGCGGGCCTGATCCTCAACGCGGCCGCCTACACCCACACCTCGGTGGCCGTGCGCGACGCCGTGTCGGCCGTCTCCATTCCGGTCATCGAGCTCCACCTGTCCAATCCCGACGCCCGCGAGCCCTTCCGGCGCACGAACCTGCTGGCCGACGTGGTGACGGCGGGTGTGCGCGGCTTCGGGGTCCAGGGGTACCGGCTGGCCCTCCAGGGCATGGCCGGACTGCTCGGCACGGGTCCGGCC
- a CDS encoding tetratricopeptide repeat protein: MTVSPLDERIRVCRRRLEAAPDSRAFAPLADLLRQAGRIPEALALLEDGVARHPDFHGGLVILGHALLDAGRLAHAERVLTRVLEHDADNLVARRLLAERARDAGHWSEAAAHFEYLAGLEPDNGTWTAAAAAARECLDAAGEAAAVSGLAEGDEAASPDPVGGATPPAGETAPVADGAGRAVEPPGSGRPGPDRRQPGDGLITLTLVDIYIAQGYRAKALAALQRLHELAPDRDDVRERIVALGPVTTDDAPRDGTVAASRNEHLAARRAAEKRSFADWIDRIRGDEEGAAP, translated from the coding sequence ATGACGGTGTCGCCCCTCGACGAACGGATCCGGGTCTGCCGGCGCCGCCTCGAGGCGGCGCCGGACAGCCGTGCCTTCGCGCCGCTGGCCGACCTGCTGCGCCAGGCCGGACGCATCCCGGAGGCCCTCGCCCTGCTGGAGGACGGCGTGGCGCGGCATCCGGATTTCCACGGGGGGCTGGTCATCCTCGGGCACGCGCTTCTCGACGCCGGTCGTCTGGCCCACGCCGAGCGGGTCCTGACCCGGGTTCTGGAGCACGACGCCGACAACCTGGTGGCCCGCCGACTCCTCGCCGAACGCGCACGCGATGCGGGACACTGGTCGGAGGCGGCGGCCCACTTCGAGTACCTCGCCGGACTCGAGCCGGACAACGGGACCTGGACCGCGGCGGCGGCGGCGGCCCGGGAGTGCCTCGACGCGGCCGGCGAAGCGGCGGCGGTGTCCGGCCTCGCGGAAGGGGACGAGGCGGCCTCGCCGGATCCCGTTGGGGGAGCCACCCCGCCGGCAGGCGAAACGGCGCCCGTGGCAGACGGGGCCGGCCGTGCCGTCGAGCCGCCGGGAAGCGGGCGCCCGGGCCCCGACCGTCGGCAGCCGGGCGACGGCCTGATCACCCTGACCCTGGTCGACATCTACATCGCCCAGGGCTACCGGGCCAAGGCCCTCGCGGCCCTGCAGCGGTTGCATGAACTGGCGCCCGACCGCGACGACGTGCGCGAGCGGATCGTGGCGCTCGGGCCGGTGACGACCGACGATGCCCCGCGGGACGGCACCGTCGCGGCCAGCCGCAACGAGCACCTGGCCGCCCGACGGGCGGCCGAGAAGCGGAGCTTCGCCGACTGGATCGATCGGATCCGGGGCGACGAGGAGGGAGCGGCGCCGTGA
- a CDS encoding acyl-CoA dehydrogenase family protein gives MNAPAGLSPEMTEMVIQTLRQVVGRELPDGRIMELDEKDEFPTATIQKLLSPDVGLHLIFLPAEYGGLGGGARDICRVSEEMASWDLGVATAFLAICLGTDPILVGGTEAQKQKWLSRIAGEGLIVAYGVTEPEAGSNVAGLKTTADQIIGPDGQVTGYRLNGAKQFITNGGVADLYTILAKTPAGPSFFAVEKGTPGLSVGKHEDKHGIRASNTTGVLLEDVEVPAENLIGGEEGVGLKQANAVFGYTRLMVGAFGIGGGQAPLRRALRYAKQREQFGAPLVEKEGYLFKLIVDNWIDLAAGRAHMEHVALLIDEGGTDMGTEGSIAKYWGTEAGNRAADAAIQALGGYGYAREYVVEKMRRDVRITSIYEGTSEIQQSIISMYRWKETVRSKGGFYANLAAGMDELHAAHGEVGASLVAAAMRGLNDVVLHMHKARETRHQIVMFQFADMMTACEVGAAFAAKAARLAEAGDPAAATTAAMSRVFARKVARMVGEGAARCACGLLDGADAAALSAGGDLVAAVSARFAPADMAGEWNDMAVVGDALKDEDGA, from the coding sequence GGCCTGCACCTGATCTTCCTGCCCGCCGAGTACGGCGGTCTCGGCGGCGGCGCCCGGGACATCTGCCGCGTGAGCGAGGAGATGGCGTCGTGGGATCTCGGCGTGGCGACGGCCTTCCTGGCCATCTGCCTCGGGACCGATCCGATCCTGGTCGGCGGCACCGAAGCGCAGAAGCAGAAGTGGCTCTCGCGCATCGCGGGCGAGGGACTCATCGTGGCCTACGGCGTGACCGAGCCCGAGGCGGGCAGCAACGTGGCCGGCCTGAAGACCACCGCCGACCAGATCATCGGGCCCGACGGCCAGGTGACGGGCTACCGGCTCAACGGCGCCAAGCAGTTCATCACCAACGGCGGCGTGGCCGACCTCTACACCATCCTGGCCAAGACGCCGGCGGGACCCAGCTTCTTCGCCGTGGAGAAGGGCACGCCCGGCTTGTCGGTGGGCAAACACGAGGACAAGCACGGGATCCGCGCCAGCAACACCACCGGCGTGCTGCTCGAGGACGTCGAGGTGCCGGCGGAGAATCTCATCGGCGGCGAGGAGGGGGTCGGCCTGAAGCAGGCCAATGCCGTCTTCGGCTACACGCGCCTCATGGTCGGTGCCTTCGGCATCGGCGGCGGCCAGGCGCCGCTGCGGCGGGCCCTGAGGTACGCCAAGCAGCGCGAGCAGTTCGGCGCGCCGCTGGTCGAGAAGGAAGGCTACCTCTTCAAGCTCATCGTCGACAACTGGATCGACCTGGCCGCCGGCCGCGCCCACATGGAGCACGTGGCCCTGCTCATCGACGAGGGCGGCACCGACATGGGCACCGAGGGCAGCATCGCCAAGTACTGGGGCACCGAGGCCGGCAACCGCGCGGCCGACGCGGCCATCCAGGCCCTCGGCGGCTACGGCTACGCCCGCGAGTACGTGGTGGAGAAGATGCGCCGCGACGTGCGCATCACGTCGATCTACGAGGGCACGAGCGAGATCCAGCAGTCGATCATCAGCATGTACCGCTGGAAGGAGACCGTCCGCTCCAAGGGCGGGTTCTACGCGAACCTCGCGGCCGGGATGGACGAACTGCACGCGGCCCATGGCGAAGTGGGGGCCAGCCTGGTCGCTGCGGCCATGCGCGGCCTGAACGACGTCGTGCTGCACATGCACAAGGCCCGCGAGACGCGCCACCAGATCGTCATGTTCCAGTTCGCCGACATGATGACGGCCTGCGAGGTGGGGGCGGCCTTCGCCGCCAAGGCCGCGCGCCTGGCCGAGGCCGGCGACCCGGCGGCGGCGACGACCGCGGCCATGAGCCGGGTCTTCGCGCGCAAGGTGGCCCGCATGGTCGGCGAGGGCGCGGCTCGCTGCGCCTGCGGCCTGCTCGACGGCGCCGACGCCGCGGCCCTCTCGGCCGGCGGCGACCTGGTCGCCGCCGTGTCCGCACGGTTCGCGCCGGCGGACATGGCGGGAGAATGGAACGACATGGCCGTGGTGGGCGACGCCCTGAAGGACGAGGACGGCGCATGA